Proteins from a single region of Streptomyces sp. HUAS 15-9:
- a CDS encoding glycosyltransferase, with protein sequence MAGCYNTSLFLLSRRRIRRSRTDRRERFYVFLLACLNEEKVLSESLARITSLPAGNFMALVIDDGSDDRTSDIALAADPGLVRLHRRTLPNARRGKGAALNDGVRHLRESGLLAGRDPADVVLCVVDADGRLDPHVVQSVDPYFDDPGTGAVQVCVRMYNRRLGLLARMQDMEFVVYGDVFQSARRFIGSVGMGGNGQFMRLSALDTLDGDGPWSDSLTEDLDLGVRLIAKGWTNMHCTTAAVSQQAVLSLRRLVRQRSRWFQGHLQSAGLVPLILRDVPTRPALDMLYHLSSPVLILLTSLLPVSFLVALGATVVASVQLGHALVSPMWLLGPYALSFTAAYTYGYVYFKRERELGLVRCVLLAHVFVFYGYIWFFAGWWGFWRMLTGKQTWLKTART encoded by the coding sequence ATGGCCGGCTGTTACAACACGAGTCTATTTCTTCTCTCACGACGCAGAATTCGCCGTTCTCGAACAGACCGGAGAGAGCGGTTCTACGTATTTCTGCTGGCATGTTTGAACGAGGAGAAAGTCCTTTCGGAAAGCCTGGCGCGCATCACTTCGCTGCCCGCCGGGAATTTCATGGCCCTGGTCATAGACGACGGCTCCGACGACCGCACCAGTGACATCGCGCTGGCCGCGGACCCGGGTCTGGTACGGCTGCACCGGCGCACTCTGCCGAACGCACGCCGGGGCAAGGGGGCCGCACTCAACGACGGGGTGCGGCACCTCAGGGAGTCCGGTCTGCTCGCCGGGCGCGACCCGGCGGACGTCGTGCTGTGCGTGGTCGACGCGGACGGGCGGCTCGACCCGCACGTCGTGCAGTCCGTCGACCCGTACTTCGACGATCCGGGCACGGGCGCGGTTCAGGTCTGCGTCCGTATGTACAACCGGCGGCTGGGGCTGCTCGCCCGCATGCAGGACATGGAGTTCGTCGTCTACGGCGATGTGTTCCAGAGCGCGCGGCGCTTCATCGGCAGCGTGGGCATGGGCGGGAACGGGCAGTTCATGCGGCTGTCCGCCCTCGACACGCTCGACGGGGACGGCCCGTGGAGCGACAGCCTCACCGAGGACCTCGACCTCGGGGTGCGGCTGATCGCCAAGGGCTGGACCAATATGCACTGCACCACCGCCGCGGTCTCCCAGCAGGCCGTGCTCAGTCTGCGGCGCCTGGTCCGGCAGCGATCCCGCTGGTTCCAGGGCCATCTGCAGTCCGCCGGTCTCGTCCCGCTCATCCTCAGGGACGTACCGACCCGGCCGGCGCTGGACATGCTCTACCACCTGTCCAGCCCGGTCCTGATCCTGCTGACCTCACTGCTGCCCGTCTCCTTCCTGGTCGCCCTGGGTGCCACCGTGGTGGCCTCCGTCCAGCTGGGCCACGCGCTCGTGTCGCCGATGTGGCTGCTCGGGCCGTACGCCCTCTCGTTCACGGCCGCCTACACGTACGGCTACGTGTATTTCAAGCGTGAGCGGGAGCTGGGGCTGGTGCGCTGTGTGCTGCTCGCCCATGTCTTCGTCTTCTACGGCTACATCTGGTTCTTCGCCGGCTGGTGGGGGTTCTGGCGGATGCTCACCGGCAAGCAGACCTGGCTGAAGACCGCGCGCACCTGA
- a CDS encoding polysaccharide deacetylase family protein, giving the protein MTTNAQAAGGHHHRGEAVGARSGLSRIDLKGWAKTQLTADRARRARPHPKATPTTLASAAGLPVRTASAVTRQAALLAPAAAPADAAADAGPTTLVLYDTAGPYGQLGELYAMATANLAGHFGTVTAKPVQQYTAGMIDSYSAVIYIGSTYYGGTIPDAVPAAFYADAASSAKPVIWMGANIWNMAGAVGVAQFTQKYGWDPTTSYYEDGGSIGNVTQVTYRGQTLTRAIPAGQDGGVLRPNVLTGTGYPAVTRLAEGLDSSNGHTFGWAVRSSNLTYIGEIPFAYVSESDRVIAFEDLLFDALAPATAERHRAMVRLEDISPDSDPAELRAMADYLHAQNIPYGINVIPVYTDPKGTYNNGVPQTVTLAQRPQVVNALKYMLARGAVLMDHGYTHQYGNIANPYDGVTGDDFEFYRAHVDAADNVVYDGPVAEDSALWAQTRVTSALLQFALAGLPRPALWTTPHYAGSAADYKVFSSNFSARLERSLYFAGTLSGAPSDPNRFIGQFFPYVVKDVYGTKVLPENIGNYEPEAYNNHPARLPADLIASAKANLAVRDGVASFFYHPYYPVQPLKDTIDGMKALGYTFVSPAAL; this is encoded by the coding sequence ATGACCACGAACGCACAGGCGGCCGGGGGGCACCACCACCGGGGTGAGGCCGTCGGTGCGAGGTCCGGACTGAGCCGGATCGATCTCAAGGGCTGGGCTAAGACCCAGCTCACGGCGGACCGGGCCCGGCGTGCCCGGCCGCATCCCAAGGCCACCCCGACCACGCTCGCCTCCGCGGCCGGCCTCCCGGTCCGCACCGCGAGCGCCGTCACCCGGCAAGCGGCCCTGCTCGCCCCGGCCGCCGCCCCGGCGGACGCGGCCGCCGACGCAGGCCCGACCACCCTCGTCCTGTACGACACGGCGGGCCCCTACGGGCAGCTGGGCGAGCTGTACGCGATGGCCACGGCCAACCTCGCCGGCCACTTCGGCACGGTGACGGCCAAGCCGGTCCAGCAGTACACCGCCGGGATGATCGACTCGTATTCCGCTGTGATCTACATCGGCTCGACGTACTACGGCGGCACCATCCCGGACGCCGTCCCGGCAGCGTTCTACGCCGACGCGGCGTCGAGCGCCAAGCCGGTGATCTGGATGGGCGCCAACATCTGGAACATGGCGGGCGCGGTGGGCGTAGCCCAGTTCACGCAGAAGTACGGCTGGGACCCGACGACGTCGTACTACGAGGACGGCGGTTCGATCGGCAACGTCACCCAGGTGACGTACCGCGGCCAGACGCTGACCCGCGCCATTCCGGCCGGGCAGGACGGCGGAGTACTGCGCCCCAACGTGCTGACGGGCACCGGGTATCCGGCCGTCACCCGGCTCGCGGAGGGCCTGGACAGCTCGAACGGGCACACCTTCGGCTGGGCCGTCCGCTCGTCCAACCTCACGTACATCGGTGAGATCCCGTTCGCCTACGTCTCCGAGAGCGACCGCGTCATCGCCTTCGAGGACCTGCTCTTCGACGCCCTCGCCCCGGCCACCGCCGAGCGGCACCGGGCGATGGTGCGCCTGGAGGACATCAGCCCCGACTCGGATCCCGCCGAACTACGGGCGATGGCCGACTACCTGCACGCGCAGAACATCCCGTACGGCATCAACGTGATCCCCGTCTACACGGACCCCAAGGGCACCTACAACAACGGGGTCCCGCAGACCGTCACGCTCGCCCAGCGGCCGCAGGTGGTCAACGCGCTGAAGTACATGCTGGCCAGGGGCGCGGTACTGATGGACCACGGCTACACCCACCAGTACGGCAACATCGCCAACCCCTACGACGGCGTGACCGGTGACGACTTCGAGTTCTACCGGGCGCACGTCGACGCCGCCGACAACGTCGTCTACGACGGCCCGGTCGCCGAGGACTCCGCCCTGTGGGCGCAGACCCGGGTCACCAGCGCGCTCCTCCAGTTCGCCCTGGCCGGCCTGCCCAGGCCGGCGCTGTGGACCACCCCGCACTACGCGGGCTCGGCGGCCGACTACAAGGTCTTCAGCTCCAACTTCTCGGCCCGGCTGGAGCGTTCGCTCTACTTCGCCGGGACGCTGAGCGGGGCCCCGTCCGACCCGAACCGGTTCATCGGCCAGTTCTTCCCGTACGTGGTGAAGGACGTGTACGGCACGAAGGTGCTGCCGGAGAACATCGGCAACTACGAACCGGAGGCGTACAACAACCACCCGGCCCGGCTGCCCGCCGACCTCATCGCGTCGGCGAAGGCCAACCTGGCCGTACGGGACGGAGTGGCGAGCTTCTTCTACCACCCGTACTACCCGGTGCAGCCGTTGAAGGACACGATCGACGGCATGAAGGCACTCGGCTACACCTTCGTCAGCCCGGCGGCGCTGTGA
- a CDS encoding glutamate synthase subunit beta: MADPKGFLNHGREVAKTRPVSERVKDWNEVYVPGSLLPIIGKQASRCMDCGIPFCHNGCPLGNLIPEWNDYAYRGDWGAASERLHATNNFPEFTGRLCPAPCEAACVLGINQQPVTIKNVEVSIVDKAWETGDVVPQVPERLSGKTVAVIGSGPAGLAAAQQLTRAGHTVAVYERADRVGGLLRYGIPEFKMEKRHINRRIEQMRAEGTRFRTGIEIGRDLKATDLKKRYDAVVIAAGATTARDLPVPGRDLKGVHQAMEYLPLANKVQEGDYVTAPISAEGKHVVVIGGGDTGADCVGTAHRQGAASVTQLEIMPRPGEERNPVAQPWPTFPMLYKVTSAHEEGGERVYAVSTTHFEGDEDGNVQWLHLVEVEFVEGKLTQKPGTERKIPAQLITLAMGFTGTDRENGLVEQFGLGLDERGNVARDADFQTNVPGVFVAGDAGRGQSLIVWAIAEGRSAARGVDHFLTGASDLPAPIRPTDRSLMV, encoded by the coding sequence ATGGCTGACCCGAAGGGCTTCCTGAACCACGGCCGTGAGGTCGCCAAGACCCGTCCCGTCAGCGAGCGCGTCAAGGACTGGAACGAGGTCTACGTTCCGGGCTCCCTGCTGCCGATCATCGGCAAGCAGGCCAGCCGGTGCATGGACTGCGGCATCCCGTTCTGCCACAACGGCTGTCCGCTGGGGAACCTGATCCCCGAGTGGAACGACTACGCCTACCGCGGGGACTGGGGGGCCGCCTCCGAGCGGCTGCACGCGACGAACAACTTCCCGGAGTTCACGGGCCGGCTGTGCCCCGCTCCCTGCGAGGCGGCGTGTGTGCTCGGCATCAACCAGCAGCCGGTCACCATCAAGAACGTCGAGGTCTCGATCGTCGACAAGGCGTGGGAGACCGGTGACGTCGTCCCGCAGGTGCCCGAGCGGCTGTCCGGCAAGACCGTCGCGGTCATCGGCTCGGGCCCGGCGGGCCTGGCCGCCGCCCAGCAGCTCACCCGGGCCGGCCACACGGTCGCCGTCTACGAGCGCGCGGACCGCGTCGGAGGCCTCCTGCGCTACGGCATCCCCGAGTTCAAGATGGAGAAGCGGCACATCAACCGCCGTATCGAGCAGATGCGCGCGGAGGGCACCCGCTTCCGCACCGGCATCGAGATCGGCCGCGACCTCAAGGCGACCGACCTGAAGAAGCGGTACGACGCGGTCGTCATCGCCGCCGGCGCCACGACCGCCCGTGACCTCCCGGTCCCCGGCCGCGACCTCAAGGGCGTCCACCAGGCCATGGAGTACCTGCCGCTGGCCAACAAGGTCCAGGAGGGCGACTACGTCACCGCGCCGATCTCGGCCGAGGGCAAGCACGTCGTGGTCATCGGCGGTGGCGACACCGGCGCCGACTGCGTGGGCACCGCCCACCGCCAGGGCGCGGCCTCCGTCACGCAGCTGGAGATCATGCCCCGCCCGGGTGAGGAGCGGAACCCGGTCGCCCAGCCCTGGCCGACCTTCCCGATGCTCTACAAGGTGACCAGCGCCCACGAGGAGGGCGGCGAGCGGGTCTACGCCGTCTCGACCACCCACTTCGAGGGCGACGAGGACGGCAACGTCCAGTGGCTGCACCTGGTCGAGGTCGAGTTCGTCGAGGGCAAGCTGACCCAGAAGCCGGGCACGGAGCGCAAGATCCCGGCCCAGCTGATCACCCTCGCCATGGGCTTCACCGGCACCGACCGGGAGAACGGCCTGGTCGAGCAGTTCGGCCTGGGTCTGGACGAGCGCGGCAACGTCGCCCGTGACGCCGACTTCCAGACCAATGTGCCCGGTGTGTTCGTCGCCGGTGACGCCGGCCGCGGCCAGTCGCTCATCGTCTGGGCGATCGCGGAGGGCCGCTCGGCCGCCCGCGGCGTCGACCACTTCCTGACCGGTGCCAGCGACCTGCCGGCACCGATCCGCCCGACGGACCGCTCGCTGATGGTCTGA
- a CDS encoding calcium-binding protein: MTPPPLRTVRRIPPIPRVPPGRRGRLLTTLALALTLAALLSVTVSRCRGEDAPPPKPWLDGTVHGRWLSVFNGHGTNVGDDDSLSLSPEAAGDPGTTHAGLVVSTASYTNVRYEARMRTVRQLRDPDPNPWEVPWLVWAYTDPEHFYYITLKPNGWELGKRDPAYPGGQRFLATGRTTYPVGDWYTVRVEQNGAGLAVEADGKPLVTFTDHERPYNEGKVGAYTEDATVRFEGLRASSG, translated from the coding sequence ATGACCCCACCGCCCCTGCGCACCGTCCGCCGGATCCCGCCGATCCCGCGGGTCCCGCCGGGGCGCAGGGGCCGCCTCCTCACCACCCTGGCACTGGCGCTCACGCTGGCTGCGCTGCTGTCGGTCACGGTGAGCCGGTGCCGGGGGGAGGACGCGCCGCCGCCCAAGCCCTGGCTCGACGGCACCGTCCACGGCCGCTGGCTCTCGGTGTTCAACGGCCACGGCACCAACGTGGGCGACGACGACTCGCTGTCGCTCTCCCCCGAGGCCGCGGGGGACCCGGGTACGACGCACGCGGGCCTCGTGGTGAGCACCGCCTCGTACACGAACGTGCGGTACGAGGCGCGGATGCGGACGGTGAGGCAGTTGCGCGATCCCGACCCGAACCCCTGGGAAGTGCCGTGGCTGGTCTGGGCGTACACCGATCCGGAGCACTTCTACTACATCACCCTCAAGCCCAACGGCTGGGAGCTGGGCAAGCGGGATCCCGCCTATCCGGGGGGCCAGCGCTTCCTGGCGACGGGGCGTACGACGTACCCGGTGGGCGACTGGTACACGGTGCGCGTGGAGCAGAACGGCGCCGGCCTCGCCGTAGAGGCGGACGGGAAGCCTCTGGTGACCTTCACCGACCACGAACGCCCGTACAACGAGGGCAAGGTGGGGGCGTACACCGAGGACGCGACCGTGAGGTTCGAGGGGCTGAGGGCGAGTTCGGGCTGA
- a CDS encoding rhomboid family intramembrane serine protease, translating to MDAESPESTVTTCYRHPKVESYVRCTRCDRYICPDCMREAAVGHQCVECVKEGARSVRQARTAFGGRISAVPLVTYVLIGLNVLAYLAELVRPSVVDRFAMLGTVPIGYLPEGVAHGEWYRLLTGAFLHLPPTQGTFGILHIVMNMVSLWNLGRVVETLLGRVRFTALYLLSALGGSVLVLLIAPETAAVGASGAIFGLGAAYYVMGRRLGADMNQVNRLMTGLLLWLVVSAWVTSWQGHLGGLLAGGAVTLGYAYAPRDRRRALVQAGVCVALLALLVVLTITKSAELTAA from the coding sequence GTGGATGCCGAGTCCCCCGAGTCCACCGTGACCACCTGCTACCGCCATCCCAAGGTGGAGTCGTACGTCCGCTGCACCCGCTGCGACCGCTACATCTGCCCCGACTGCATGCGCGAGGCCGCCGTCGGCCACCAGTGCGTGGAGTGTGTGAAGGAGGGCGCGCGGTCGGTGCGGCAGGCGCGTACCGCGTTCGGCGGCCGGATCTCCGCGGTGCCGCTCGTGACCTATGTGCTCATCGGGCTGAACGTCCTCGCCTACCTTGCCGAGTTGGTGCGTCCGTCGGTCGTGGACCGGTTCGCCATGCTGGGCACCGTGCCCATCGGCTACCTCCCCGAGGGCGTCGCCCACGGGGAGTGGTATCGGCTACTGACCGGGGCGTTTCTCCATCTGCCGCCCACCCAGGGCACGTTCGGCATCCTGCACATCGTGATGAACATGGTGTCGCTGTGGAACCTGGGCCGGGTGGTGGAGACCCTGCTGGGCCGCGTGCGGTTCACGGCGCTGTATCTGCTGTCGGCGCTCGGCGGTTCGGTCCTCGTGCTGCTGATCGCGCCCGAGACGGCCGCGGTCGGCGCGTCCGGCGCGATCTTCGGGCTGGGTGCCGCCTACTACGTCATGGGCCGCCGCCTGGGCGCCGACATGAACCAGGTCAACCGCTTGATGACGGGTCTGCTGCTGTGGCTGGTGGTCTCCGCGTGGGTGACCTCCTGGCAGGGGCACCTCGGCGGTCTGCTGGCGGGCGGTGCGGTGACGCTGGGATACGCCTACGCGCCCCGGGACCGCCGACGGGCCCTCGTCCAGGCGGGCGTGTGCGTGGCGCTGCTGGCCCTGCTGGTGGTGCTGACGATCACGAAGTCCGCGGAGCTGACCGCCGCCTAG
- a CDS encoding glycoside hydrolase family 113 — protein sequence MAAVLLAVGGCVSTGGGKGSAHGSTHASRPEPGNSTLRGITLPSWYRTDYDSPAAPRYLRGIRATGARWVTFTPTWYQKRVTDSALRTTEETASDASLRRIVERAHAAGLKVMIKPHVDLPGDADRAGIRPRDRAAWFAAYRRFITHYADIAADTGAEQLAVGTELAGVSGDTAAWTRVIKSVRDHYDGQLTYAANYDEYQHIHFWKALDLIGIDAYWPLVEKPTTDAALLNRAWAPIRQRLAAYSARQHRRILFTEAGYVSQRGSTTAPYSWTVSTHPAEAEQAAAYRALLDSFEGRTWWAGVCWWMWDDWPESGETPARLAYTPHGKPAEEVLRRRWAG from the coding sequence ATGGCGGCGGTCCTCCTCGCCGTCGGCGGATGCGTGTCCACCGGCGGCGGCAAGGGGTCCGCCCACGGCAGCACGCACGCCTCCCGTCCCGAACCGGGAAACTCGACCCTGCGCGGCATCACGCTGCCCTCGTGGTACCGCACCGACTACGACAGCCCGGCCGCGCCCCGCTATCTGCGCGGCATCAGGGCCACCGGGGCACGCTGGGTCACCTTCACCCCGACCTGGTACCAGAAGCGCGTCACCGACTCCGCCCTGCGCACCACCGAGGAGACGGCGAGCGACGCGAGCCTGCGCAGGATCGTCGAGCGCGCCCACGCGGCCGGCCTGAAGGTGATGATCAAGCCGCACGTGGACCTGCCCGGCGACGCCGACCGCGCCGGGATCCGCCCCCGCGACCGGGCCGCCTGGTTCGCCGCGTACCGCCGCTTCATCACCCACTACGCGGACATCGCCGCCGACACCGGAGCCGAACAGCTCGCGGTCGGCACCGAACTCGCCGGGGTGTCCGGCGACACCGCCGCCTGGACGCGGGTGATCAAGTCGGTCCGCGACCACTACGACGGCCAGCTGACCTACGCCGCCAACTACGACGAGTACCAGCACATCCACTTCTGGAAAGCCCTCGACCTCATCGGTATCGACGCCTACTGGCCCCTCGTCGAGAAACCCACCACCGATGCCGCCCTGCTGAACCGCGCCTGGGCGCCGATCCGGCAGAGGCTCGCCGCGTACTCCGCACGGCAGCACCGCCGGATCCTGTTCACCGAGGCCGGCTACGTCAGCCAGCGCGGCTCCACCACCGCCCCGTACTCCTGGACCGTCAGCACACACCCGGCGGAGGCCGAACAGGCCGCCGCCTACCGGGCGCTCCTCGACTCCTTCGAGGGCCGCACCTGGTGGGCCGGCGTCTGCTGGTGGATGTGGGACGACTGGCCGGAAAGCGGAGAGACACCGGCACGCCTGGCGTACACCCCGCACGGCAAACCCGCGGAGGAGGTGCTGCGCCGGAGGTGGGCAGGCTGA
- the wecB gene encoding non-hydrolyzing UDP-N-acetylglucosamine 2-epimerase, which translates to MSTPPSSLPVRAMLVLGTRPEAIKLAPVARAMADSELFEPVVVTTGQHREMLQQMLGLLCVDVRIELDVMRSRQQLSELTARLVGELGEVMREQRPDLVVVQGDTTTALVGALAAFYEKIPVAHVEAGLRTGVIDNPFPEELNRSLIGRIARWHFAPTPRAARQLTEEGVPAEQVFTTGNTVIDNLLWVLAEGTGTSAFRTDARRVLVTLHRRENQGERMRQMGRALTRLARRGDVEIVLPLHKSPAVRDALLPELDGHTGISLVEPLDYLDFAATLAECDLVLTDSGGIQEEAPSLSKPALVLRTTTERPEAVEAGAAKLIGTDPDAIVAWAEKLLDDPAEYRRMASAGNPFGDGLAASRVLAQLAEDFAADVPVGLTASGPYSTA; encoded by the coding sequence ATGTCCACACCTCCGTCAAGCCTGCCCGTACGCGCCATGCTCGTGCTGGGCACCCGGCCGGAAGCGATCAAACTGGCGCCGGTGGCGCGGGCCATGGCCGACAGTGAGCTGTTCGAGCCGGTCGTCGTCACCACCGGCCAGCACCGCGAGATGCTCCAGCAGATGCTCGGCCTGCTCTGTGTCGACGTACGGATCGAGCTCGACGTGATGCGCAGCCGGCAGCAGCTGTCCGAGCTGACCGCCCGGCTGGTCGGCGAGCTCGGCGAGGTCATGCGGGAGCAGCGGCCGGACCTGGTCGTGGTGCAGGGGGACACCACGACCGCGCTGGTCGGCGCGCTGGCCGCGTTCTACGAGAAGATCCCGGTCGCCCATGTCGAGGCGGGACTGCGCACCGGGGTCATCGACAACCCCTTCCCGGAGGAGCTCAACCGCAGCCTCATCGGACGCATCGCGCGCTGGCACTTCGCCCCGACCCCGCGCGCGGCACGGCAGTTGACCGAGGAGGGCGTCCCCGCGGAGCAGGTGTTCACCACCGGCAACACGGTGATCGACAACCTGCTGTGGGTACTGGCCGAGGGCACCGGCACCTCCGCGTTCCGCACGGACGCCCGGCGGGTCCTGGTGACCCTGCACCGCCGGGAGAACCAGGGCGAGCGGATGCGCCAGATGGGCCGTGCGCTCACCCGGCTCGCGCGGCGCGGGGACGTGGAGATCGTGCTGCCGCTGCACAAGAGTCCCGCCGTACGGGACGCGCTGCTGCCCGAACTCGACGGGCACACCGGCATCTCGCTCGTCGAGCCGCTCGACTACCTGGACTTCGCGGCGACGCTGGCCGAGTGCGATCTGGTGCTCACCGACTCCGGCGGCATCCAGGAGGAGGCCCCGAGCCTGAGCAAGCCCGCGCTGGTGCTGCGTACGACCACCGAACGCCCGGAGGCGGTCGAGGCCGGCGCGGCAAAGCTGATCGGCACGGACCCGGACGCCATCGTGGCCTGGGCCGAGAAGCTGCTGGACGATCCGGCGGAGTACCGGCGGATGGCGAGCGCCGGCAATCCGTTCGGCGACGGACTGGCCGCCTCCCGTGTCCTGGCCCAGCTGGCGGAGGACTTCGCCGCCGATGTGCCCGTCGGCCTCACCGCGTCCGGGCCATACTCGACGGCATGA
- a CDS encoding vWA domain-containing protein, translated as MVAISLSKVQETAPALVSLYKTAGVSLTKHGLDGQRAAVYLVVDHSGSMKPYYRDGSVQALADRVLGLSAHFDDDGRVPVVFFSTDIDAVTDIALADHEGRIARIAAGLGHMGRTSYHLAMDAVIDHYLDSGSTDPALVIFQTDGGPINKLAAERFLCKAAPLPLFWQFVGFGDPDSKQFDFLRKLDELAVPQKRVVDNAGFFHAGSDPRQVSDAVLYDRLLGEFPQWLAAARARGIVRV; from the coding sequence ATGGTTGCGATCAGTCTCAGCAAGGTTCAGGAGACCGCGCCCGCGCTGGTCAGCCTGTACAAGACGGCCGGGGTGTCCCTCACGAAGCACGGGCTGGACGGACAGCGGGCCGCCGTGTACCTCGTGGTCGACCACTCGGGCTCCATGAAGCCGTACTACCGCGACGGCAGCGTCCAGGCGCTCGCCGACCGGGTCCTCGGGCTGTCCGCGCACTTCGACGACGACGGCCGGGTGCCGGTGGTGTTCTTCTCCACCGACATCGACGCGGTCACCGACATCGCCCTCGCCGACCACGAGGGCCGCATAGCGCGGATCGCGGCCGGACTCGGGCACATGGGCAGGACCAGCTACCACCTGGCGATGGACGCCGTCATCGACCACTACCTCGACAGCGGGTCCACCGACCCCGCTCTGGTGATCTTCCAGACCGACGGCGGCCCGATCAACAAGCTCGCCGCCGAACGGTTCCTGTGCAAGGCCGCGCCCCTGCCGCTGTTCTGGCAGTTCGTCGGCTTCGGCGACCCGGACAGCAAGCAGTTCGACTTCCTGCGGAAGCTGGATGAGCTGGCCGTGCCGCAGAAGCGGGTGGTGGACAACGCGGGCTTCTTCCACGCCGGTTCCGATCCACGGCAGGTGTCCGACGCCGTGCTGTACGACCGTCTCTTGGGCGAGTTCCCCCAGTGGCTGGCGGCCGCGCGGGCGCGGGGGATCGTCCGGGTGTAG